The Acutalibacter muris genomic sequence ATGGGCATACGCGCCGCCGAGGGCGAGCTCTGCCTGTTCCTCGACAGCGGCGTGGTGCTGGCCCCGGACTGCCTTAAAGAGCACTGGCGGGTCTATCAGGAGCATGGGGAGCGCCTTGTGACCATCGGCTATATCTACGGCAACGACCTCATCTCCGACCTTGACGAAATGCGGGACATTATCGACGCCAACCCGCCCGGGCGGGCCATGGAGATAATGGCCGGGCGGGGTATGCTGGACGGCCGGGAGCGGGACTACACCATGTGCGGGGACAAGCTCTGGCTCTGGCCCGCTCCCTGGATAGTTCTCTGGAGCCTGCACTTTGCCGTGCCCACAAGGTTCATGCGGGAGAACCACATCTACTTCGACGAGTTCTTCTGCACCTGGGGCTGTGAGGACAACGACTTCGGCATAAGGCTCCACAGGGCCGGAGGGAAGTTCGTCCTGGCAAGGGGCGCCAGGGCCATGCACTACCCGGCGAAGGTCCGAAGCTATGACAGGCTCCATAACGACCCGGACTTCCGGGCGGGCTGGCTCAGAAATAAGGAGTATCTGAAGGAAAAGCATAGGGACGACCCGCTGGTACAGCTCTGGATGAACGAGGGCGGCCTTGCCGTGAAGCAGCTGCCCCTTTTAGAGGAGGGCTGACTATGGACGGCATCCCTCTTATCAGGTTCTACTACGACAACCGGCGGCACCTGCCGGGGCTGGTGATCATCGTGGCGCTGTCCCTGGTCTCCGGCGTACTCAAGACCCTCTCGGCTACATACTGGGGCCGGGCGGTGGATCTGGGGGTCGCAGGGCTCATAGAGGAAATGCTCACGGCGGCGGGGCTTATGGCCCTTTTTATCCTCCTGGACTGTGCCCGAACGGCCCTGCACTACAGGCTCATAGGCCGCATCACCGAGGATATGTTCCTGGAAGTGCGGGCCCGAGCTTTCCAGAGCCTCACCCACGCCGACCCGGCCATCTTAGAGGAGCACTGCCGTACAGGAGACGCCGCCGTGCGCCTGAACGGCGACATAGACTTCCTCAGCACCTTCTCCGCTGGGCATATCAGCAACTTCTCCCGGCAGGTCTTCTCCGGGCTTTTCGGCCTTGCCACCTGCATCTTCATCTCCTGGGAGCTGGCCCTTGCGTATATGATAATACTGCCCGTGTCCCTATGGCTGGTGGGGGCCATCAGCCGGCCCATACAAGCCCGCCTAAAGCAGTCCATGGACATCTCCGGCTCGGCCATGAGCCTTGCCGCCGAGTGCATAAAGAACGGCCTGACGGTAAAGGCTTTCGGGGCGGAGAGGCATATGGATAAGCGCTTCTCTGAGGCTGTGGACGGGTCCTGCGCCCAGAAGATAGCCTCGGAGCGGCTATCAATGAAGATGACCGGTGTGAAGTACATCTCAAACGTGCTCCAGACCATGTGCCTTTTCCTCATAGGCTCATGGCTGGTCTCGGTGGGGCGGCTGAGCGTCGGGGCCTTTGTGAGCTTTGTGACTCTCAGCGCCTATATCAGCGACGCCTTCGGCCAGTCGGACTACATGATAAAGACCGCCAGGAGCGCCTCCGCCTGCGCCCAGCGGTACTACGAGATAATAGACATTCCCGGCGAGCGCCCGGGCACGGTGCAGAGTCCCCTCTCCCCCATGCCCGCCAGCGCGGAGAATATGGGCTTCACCTACCCCTCTGGGGTGCGGGCCGTAAACGGCCTGAATCTGCGCGTCCCCAAGGGCAGGAAGATCGCCGTGGTGGGACCAAGCGGCGGTGGGAAATCCACGCTGTTGAAGCTTTTATGCCGGTTCTACTGCCCGGATGTGGGGAGCCTTAAGCTCTTCGGCGGGGAGTCCGACCAGTGGGAGCCGGACGCTCTGCGGGGACAGATGGCCATAGTCACCCAGGACTCCCTATTGTTTGGCGGGAGCTTCTATGAGAACCTGAAGCTGGGTAAACCCGGGCTCAGCCGGGAGGAGTGCGAGGGTGCTCTTCGGGAAGTGCGGCTCTGGGAGCTGGTGAGTTCCTTCCCCGACGGCATCGACCATCCCATCGGGGAAGGAGGTATGAGCCTCTCCGGGGGCCAGCGCCAGCGGCTGTGCATTGCGAGGGCGCTGGTGAAGGACGCATCCCTGGTTCTGCTGGATGAGGCCACCTCAGCCTTAGACCTTGAGACCGAGCGAGAGGTGCAGTCGGCGCTCATACCCCTGCTCCGGGGCCGGACTGTGGTTGTGATAGCCCACAGGCTCTCGTCGGTCATGGACGCGGACTATACCTATGTGGTGGAGCGCGGCCGGGTGGCCGAGGAGGGCACTCCGGAGGAGTTGCTGAGTAAAAAGGGCAGGTACTGGGAGATGTGCCGCCTGCAGGGACTTGTGGAGGGTGAAGCATGAAGAAAACACCTGCATTGAAGCTATATATAAGGGCCTTCTCGTATCTGGGGCCGGACAAGGGGCTGTACGTTTTGGGGGTGCTTATGAGCTGCTGTGAGTTTGCCCTGCTATTCGCCCTGCCGTATGTGAACCAGGCGCTCATAGACATGGTGACCGGGGCGCGAAGTGGAAACATCATGCTGACCATGCTCCTGATGCTGGGGCTGTTCCTGCTTCTGGTGCCGCCGGTGGTGTACGGCGCGTTCCTTCGGGCAAAATGCTCCCAGCGGAGCGTGGCCCGGGTGCAGAAGCGGATTTTCGGCCATATCTGCCGTATGCCCCACGGTGCTCAGGTAAGGTACCGCACCGGGGACTATATCACCCGCCTCTCGGACGACGCGGGCCGGTGCGGGAACATGCTGGGGGGCTTCTCGGTGGTGCAGCTTTTGCGGTTCATAGCCGTATTCCCGGCGACGCTCATATTACTGCTCATAAATGACTGGAGAATCGCCCTTATCAGCCTTGCCTATGGCGGGGTGAATATCGCTCTTTCCATGTACCTGAACCCCAAGGCCAAGGGCCAGGAGGCTGTGGCAAAGGAGGAGATAGACAGCTCCGCGTCATTTCTCGTTGAGGCAATGCGGAATATACCGGTCATAAGGGTATTTGTCATGCAGAAAGCCCTTGGGGAGCGGTACAGGGAGATCTGCGGCCGGGTGCGGGAGAAGCGCATAAGGTACCAGGACTGGATAGGGCTTACCTACGGGGTGGTGGACTTCTTCGCCCAGTCGGCCCAGGCGGTGGG encodes the following:
- a CDS encoding glycosyltransferase, producing MKQISIIIPAYKNPKELRLTLSSISSSDFPLKQVEALVCDDGSLPDMGPVAEEFSEALTVRHFWQEDRGFRPGQARNMGIRAAEGELCLFLDSGVVLAPDCLKEHWRVYQEHGERLVTIGYIYGNDLISDLDEMRDIIDANPPGRAMEIMAGRGMLDGRERDYTMCGDKLWLWPAPWIVLWSLHFAVPTRFMRENHIYFDEFFCTWGCEDNDFGIRLHRAGGKFVLARGARAMHYPAKVRSYDRLHNDPDFRAGWLRNKEYLKEKHRDDPLVQLWMNEGGLAVKQLPLLEEG
- a CDS encoding ABC transporter ATP-binding protein; the protein is MDGIPLIRFYYDNRRHLPGLVIIVALSLVSGVLKTLSATYWGRAVDLGVAGLIEEMLTAAGLMALFILLDCARTALHYRLIGRITEDMFLEVRARAFQSLTHADPAILEEHCRTGDAAVRLNGDIDFLSTFSAGHISNFSRQVFSGLFGLATCIFISWELALAYMIILPVSLWLVGAISRPIQARLKQSMDISGSAMSLAAECIKNGLTVKAFGAERHMDKRFSEAVDGSCAQKIASERLSMKMTGVKYISNVLQTMCLFLIGSWLVSVGRLSVGAFVSFVTLSAYISDAFGQSDYMIKTARSASACAQRYYEIIDIPGERPGTVQSPLSPMPASAENMGFTYPSGVRAVNGLNLRVPKGRKIAVVGPSGGGKSTLLKLLCRFYCPDVGSLKLFGGESDQWEPDALRGQMAIVTQDSLLFGGSFYENLKLGKPGLSREECEGALREVRLWELVSSFPDGIDHPIGEGGMSLSGGQRQRLCIARALVKDASLVLLDEATSALDLETEREVQSALIPLLRGRTVVVIAHRLSSVMDADYTYVVERGRVAEEGTPEELLSKKGRYWEMCRLQGLVEGEA